In Fibrobacter sp. UWEL, the following are encoded in one genomic region:
- a CDS encoding flavodoxin produces the protein MANAKTAVVYFSATGTTKKVAETTAKAVGGDLFEIVPEKLYTSADLNWNDRKSRSSIESNDPKSRPAIKNKIDLAGYETVILAYPIWWGLAPKIMYTFVESQSFEKKNVIGICTSGGSGFGQSGKELAKAAKGAIYKGGKEFNRGSEAEIKKYVEGLLK, from the coding sequence ATGGCAAACGCAAAAACCGCAGTCGTATATTTTAGTGCTACCGGCACCACCAAGAAAGTCGCAGAAACTACCGCCAAGGCAGTGGGTGGCGACTTGTTTGAAATTGTTCCCGAAAAGTTGTACACTTCCGCTGACTTAAACTGGAACGACAGAAAGTCACGTTCTTCCATCGAAAGCAATGATCCCAAGAGTCGCCCGGCCATCAAGAACAAGATTGACTTGGCTGGCTACGAAACTGTTATTCTGGCTTATCCTATCTGGTGGGGCCTGGCTCCCAAAATCATGTACACTTTTGTAGAAAGCCAGAGCTTCGAAAAGAAGAATGTGATCGGCATTTGCACCAGCGGCGGCAGCGGTTTTGGTCAAAGCGGCAAGGAACTTGCAAAGGCTGCAAAGGGCGCCATTTACAAGGGCGGCAAGGAATTCAACCGCGGCTCCGAAGCCGAAATCAAGAAGTACGTTGAAGGCTTGCTGAAGTAG
- a CDS encoding MerR family transcriptional regulator produces the protein MGYSIGEVTEKTGLSAHTLRYYEKEGLLPFVTKSSSGIRVYADTDLQWLSMIECLKKSGLQIKEIRQYIDWYRKGDSTLKQRLDLFVKRRKAVEEEMERLNVVLNKVRFKEALYAEALKLGSLEAAHDKKEIQRLKKKLFDSPSDFDKVMQESA, from the coding sequence ATGGGTTACTCTATTGGCGAAGTGACTGAAAAGACGGGTTTGTCGGCCCACACTTTGCGTTATTATGAAAAGGAAGGCCTGCTGCCTTTTGTTACAAAGAGCAGTTCTGGAATTCGCGTTTACGCGGATACGGATTTGCAGTGGCTTTCCATGATTGAATGCCTCAAGAAATCGGGCTTGCAGATTAAGGAAATCCGCCAGTATATCGATTGGTATCGCAAAGGGGATTCCACCCTCAAACAGCGTCTGGATCTTTTCGTAAAACGCCGCAAGGCTGTGGAAGAAGAGATGGAACGCTTGAATGTTGTATTGAATAAGGTTCGCTTTAAGGAAGCATTGTACGCCGAAGCGTTGAAGTTAGGCAGTCTGGAAGCGGCTCACGACAAGAAGGAAATCCAGCGCTTGAAAAAGAAGCTGTTTGATTCGCCCAGCGACTTTGACAAGGTCATGCAGGAATCTGCTTAG
- a CDS encoding DUF4405 domain-containing protein, giving the protein MMAKIKLIKIILDCFMYGDFIFLMSHGTVRNLGFHAYAGIALFILFIAHHLLNIWFYKTTFKGKYTAKRILLSATDWILFALMILMAASSVFATGAVFEWSPMRFNQSWRTIHLMSTSWAYMVMSFHLALHLHATLKKLNSKAKTKASKILLYAAYVLAILAGCFAFYDTQIYYYLFNTNNWKMAAPNMGIAILEYVGITAGICAAVQMLRRNKLSP; this is encoded by the coding sequence ATGATGGCAAAAATTAAGCTGATAAAAATCATCCTGGACTGTTTCATGTACGGGGATTTCATCTTCCTCATGAGTCACGGGACTGTGCGTAATCTCGGGTTTCACGCATACGCCGGGATTGCACTTTTTATCTTGTTTATTGCCCATCATCTTTTGAACATCTGGTTTTATAAAACAACGTTCAAAGGAAAGTACACCGCCAAAAGAATTCTGCTGTCTGCCACAGACTGGATCTTATTTGCACTAATGATTCTAATGGCAGCAAGTTCCGTTTTTGCGACAGGTGCTGTTTTTGAATGGTCACCCATGCGCTTTAATCAAAGCTGGAGAACCATCCATTTGATGAGCACCAGCTGGGCTTATATGGTCATGAGTTTTCATCTCGCCTTGCACCTTCACGCTACACTTAAAAAGCTGAACAGCAAGGCAAAAACAAAAGCCAGCAAGATTCTTTTATACGCAGCCTACGTTCTTGCGATTCTTGCAGGATGTTTCGCGTTCTACGACACGCAAATTTACTACTACCTGTTCAACACCAACAACTGGAAAATGGCCGCCCCCAACATGGGCATCGCAATCCTGGAATATGTGGGGATCACCGCCGGGATTTGCGCCGCGGTGCAAATGCTGCGCCGCAAT
- a CDS encoding flavodoxin, producing MNKLLTAMVVSVLSASVIAQAKMVKIPAGSFKMGSPASERQRNMDEKQHNVSVSSFYADAYEVTQKDFQSIMGKNPSYFKGDNLPVENVTWFDAIEYCNRLSEKEGLEKSYIIDGKNVSWIREANGYRLLTEAEWEYACRGGTTTVFNTGNWNNPKDANYEGEYPYLIEENYVHHTNENVQAGQNRGKTIAVNSLAPNKFGLYNMHGNVSEWVFDFYGEYNTSDNKNPAGNKVGIYRVNRGGAYNDFGKHLRSAYRSATNPLDHDQNLGFRIARNDEKGTGVVETKYDAKIASITIPKNPKILIPYFSYSGNTESAAKYISKVLKAKFGKANVDLVEIEMVKPYRGGIYEVTQKDLNAEARPPLKTKIADMKKYNVVLLGYPTWWATLPMPVMTFLESYDFSGKTIISFSSHGGTRYGDSVSDLGKKVQNSYLGLPFEFFYGGGSDLEKRIDQWLANSGL from the coding sequence ATGAATAAGTTACTTACAGCAATGGTGGTGTCGGTTCTTTCAGCTTCGGTGATTGCCCAAGCGAAAATGGTAAAGATTCCGGCAGGTTCATTTAAAATGGGAAGCCCCGCCAGCGAAAGGCAGCGCAATATGGACGAAAAACAGCACAACGTTTCTGTTTCCTCATTTTATGCAGATGCCTACGAAGTGACGCAGAAAGACTTCCAGTCTATAATGGGAAAAAATCCCAGCTATTTTAAAGGCGACAATCTTCCTGTAGAAAATGTCACCTGGTTTGACGCCATTGAATATTGCAACCGCCTTAGCGAAAAAGAAGGTCTTGAAAAAAGCTACATCATTGACGGCAAAAATGTTTCCTGGATTCGCGAAGCCAACGGCTACCGCCTTTTAACAGAAGCGGAATGGGAATACGCCTGCCGCGGCGGCACAACCACCGTATTCAATACCGGAAACTGGAACAATCCTAAAGACGCAAACTACGAGGGCGAGTATCCTTATTTAATTGAAGAGAATTACGTTCACCACACAAACGAAAATGTACAAGCCGGACAGAATCGCGGCAAGACCATTGCAGTCAATTCCCTTGCGCCAAATAAATTCGGCCTGTACAACATGCACGGAAACGTCAGCGAATGGGTTTTCGATTTTTACGGAGAATACAATACCTCTGACAACAAGAACCCAGCAGGGAACAAAGTCGGTATTTACAGAGTGAATCGAGGCGGCGCCTACAACGATTTCGGAAAGCACCTTCGCTCCGCATACCGTTCCGCAACAAATCCTCTGGATCATGACCAGAATCTCGGTTTTAGAATTGCCCGAAACGATGAAAAGGGAACCGGAGTTGTAGAAACAAAATACGACGCGAAAATCGCTTCAATCACAATTCCAAAAAATCCAAAAATCCTGATTCCCTATTTCTCTTATTCCGGGAACACGGAAAGCGCCGCAAAATACATTTCAAAAGTTCTCAAGGCAAAGTTCGGCAAGGCAAACGTCGACCTTGTTGAAATCGAAATGGTCAAACCGTATCGCGGCGGAATTTACGAAGTCACCCAGAAAGACTTGAATGCAGAAGCCCGCCCGCCTCTTAAAACAAAAATCGCAGATATGAAAAAGTACAACGTGGTATTGCTCGGTTACCCCACCTGGTGGGCGACCTTACCCATGCCAGTGATGACATTTTTGGAGTCCTACGATTTTTCAGGAAAAACAATTATTAGTTTTTCTAGCCACGGAGGCACCCGTTACGGCGACAGCGTATCTGACTTAGGAAAGAAGGTGCAGAATTCTTACCTGGGTCTGCCTTTTGAATTTTTCTACGGCGGCGGAAGCGACCTGGAAAAACGCATTGACCAATGGTTAGCAAACAGCGGACTTTAA